The Rattus rattus isolate New Zealand chromosome 1, Rrattus_CSIRO_v1, whole genome shotgun sequence genome includes a region encoding these proteins:
- the Fam167b gene encoding protein FAM167B isoform X1 — MSLGQLKFQAVGEEDEEDEEESLDSVKALTAKLQLQTRRPSYLEWTARVQSRAWCRAQARPEPVGPGAICGFDSMDSALEWLRRELQEMRAQDRQLAGQLLRLRAQLHRLKVDQVCHLHQELLDEAELEMELESGTGLALAPPLRHLGLTRMNISARRFTLC; from the exons ATGTCCCTAGGGCAACTGAAATTCCAGGCAGTGGgcgaggaggatgaggaggacgaggaggagagcTTAGACTCTGTGAAGGCCCTGACTGCCAAACTTCAGCTACAGACCCGACGGCCCTCATATCTGGAGTGGACTGCCAGGGTCCAGAGCCGGGCCTGGTGCAGAGCCCAAGCTAGACCTGAGCCGGTGGGACCTGGGGCCATCTGTGGCTTCGACTCCATGGATTCGGCGCTTGAGTGGCTCAGACGGGAGCTG CAGGAGATGCGGGCTCAGGACCGGCAGCTGGCGGGGCAGCTGCTCAGGCTGCGGGCCCAGCTGCACCGACTGAAAGTGGACCAAGTCTGTCACCTGCACCAGGAGCTTCTGGATGAGGCCGAGCTGGAGATGGAGTTGGAGTCTGGGACGGGCCTGGCTCTGGCCCCACCGCTGCGGCATCTGGGACTCACGCGCATGAACATCAGTGCCAGACGCTTCACCCTCTGCTGA
- the Fam167b gene encoding protein FAM167B isoform X2, with protein MSLGQLKFQAVGEEDEEDEEESLDSVKALTAKLQLQTRRPSYLEWTARVQSRAWCRAQARPEPVGPGAICGFDSMDSALEWLRRELEMRAQDRQLAGQLLRLRAQLHRLKVDQVCHLHQELLDEAELEMELESGTGLALAPPLRHLGLTRMNISARRFTLC; from the exons ATGTCCCTAGGGCAACTGAAATTCCAGGCAGTGGgcgaggaggatgaggaggacgaggaggagagcTTAGACTCTGTGAAGGCCCTGACTGCCAAACTTCAGCTACAGACCCGACGGCCCTCATATCTGGAGTGGACTGCCAGGGTCCAGAGCCGGGCCTGGTGCAGAGCCCAAGCTAGACCTGAGCCGGTGGGACCTGGGGCCATCTGTGGCTTCGACTCCATGGATTCGGCGCTTGAGTGGCTCAGACGGGAGCTG GAGATGCGGGCTCAGGACCGGCAGCTGGCGGGGCAGCTGCTCAGGCTGCGGGCCCAGCTGCACCGACTGAAAGTGGACCAAGTCTGTCACCTGCACCAGGAGCTTCTGGATGAGGCCGAGCTGGAGATGGAGTTGGAGTCTGGGACGGGCCTGGCTCTGGCCCCACCGCTGCGGCATCTGGGACTCACGCGCATGAACATCAGTGCCAGACGCTTCACCCTCTGCTGA